From Impatiens glandulifera chromosome 7, dImpGla2.1, whole genome shotgun sequence:
aagaaataattttcaatCCTAAACTATTCTTCGCCTTTTCCACTCATACACTATCTAGAGTCTTCTTCATTGATATACCATCCAGTAATAGCCATGTCAGCCCATACAAGATGATATGATCTTCAATCACATTTATTCTCAAAAGTAGCAATTTTTCTGTTACATACAAGGCAAAGAAACAAAATGAAGTTCTTGAGAGATACCAAATTATTGGGTCTTCTAGTGTTTCCATAACATAAAAGCAATGGTCGAAGCACTCTCAACCAAATGTCTGAACCAATGTCAAGTCGATATCAATCAAGAACATTTATCTGTGTTCAACAAGATTTTCCTCCACCTATATCCCATACTATAGCAGGCAGACACTAAATCAGCATCTAAATGCCCAGGTCACCTATTACTCCAccaccaaaaatattttcaacctATCCAACATTCAGTCCTAACACCCTCATGGTAAATGGATGGGGCTCCAAGATAAAACAATCTTTTAGTTGGAAATGGAAAATTTCAGTAGCAATGCTTAATAGTTTCATGTTTGCTTATTCAACAACTATTCAGGAAGATGCACAAGTATCAAAACAGACTTGGGGGAACAAACACAAGAACTACTAGAGACATGTGATTTCATCttcaattattataaaactGGCATGGGTATATATGTACGGAAAAGGTTGAGGAAGAAATAAACACGTTCGCCTATTTCCCAACTTTCTTCACCTATTCAACTAAGGTATTCCTTCCCAACCTTGTTTTCATTCCACCCAGATGTTTTCTGTACCAATTCAAATAATTGATCCTCCATATTCGAACCGAAATGACTTCTTGCAGCATATTTTAGTTCCTCCCAAGTTAAGCCTACCACTTATGTGCATGTCCTCTCATATATTTTGCTACAGGCCAATGTGGAAACACTTTTTTCTATTACATATCTCGTCTAGATGGATTCAGATGAGATCATGTTTGGGAACATAACCTAATCACAGACAGTGGAAATGAAAGTTTTCTAAAACTGCAAAAAACTGAAGTCGTGATTGATTGAGAAAAAATCGTTCCATATTTCCCGAACACATGCTGTCCCTTTTCTCCGGCCCGCCTCTACTAGTGCAACCACCATTTGACAGAAATGTATTGGTAGTTTCTCAACTGAATCTAAATTCAGATCCAAAAGGTGTTTCCAAACAGGCCTACATCTGTTTGTAAATTAGTGTCCCCAGCCATTTTTTTATGTTGGAAGAACAGTTAGGTTGTGTCAATCCACTCTTCACCTTTGTCACCTTCAAACCACATGAAGTACAATACAATAAGTATATTCGTCTTTCTTCCATCCTTTTTTATAGTAGATGCGCGTCCATCTGTTGAAGCGGTTGGGCCTGTTGCTCCAACGAGATTCTAACAATGATAAGATCTTCTTCTAATATTTCTTTAGCCACACAAGAAAAATCACTAGATGTGGTACCAACATAACACCTTAAGGGTTTAAGGATGTAATAAAATAGgatagaattataaaataatagagATGAGATGGGAGAACTTAAATGAGAGACAAAGAGTCCATTCTTCATTGAATTCATTTCATACGTAATATTTATTCATGTAGCCCTCTATTTAGTCATAAAGGTTGCCACACATCCTACTTCATTACAAAGGTGATAACCCTCTATTTAGGTATAAAGCTTGTCACGTATTCTAACAAAGTGACAATTGTCCTAGTTTCCTTAACAACTTGAGATGTAAGCTTTAGATCTATGTTACTATTTTATGCCATAGCTAGTTACTACTAACCTACCTTTCTCAAACATAAACCCAACTAGCTTATGAGgtctataacaaaataaatcaaagaaaaagTAAATGGCATTACTTCATGTATACCTACAAATGAAGTGGAAGTAAGGGGCACAAAAGAGCTTCTACAAACAAAATCACAACAATTTGTttgttaaacaaaaaataaccaGGGTCAATGAACCGTCAAAAAGAGAATACTTGCCTAAATAAGTTGATGTCACCTCAATGTCACGAGTAATGTTGCCCATCTTCTCTTCTGAAATCCATGCACACACTTTGATAGATGAAGGTGCTCTGAATAAGCTATTTGTGATCTCAAACAGCCCCTTATGCCTGCACTCCACTCTTTGCACAATTGTACTTACTCTTGGATTTGTGGAATCCAAGTCTAATACATCCATGTTTCTTTATAACAATGATAATGCATCTCCCTACTTTCTTGCTTCCGTAGACGACATCATCTTTACTAACATCACATCATCCAATCTTTCTTCTACCATCAACAAGTTACACGATTTTTTTCCCTTCAAAGACATAAGTCTTCTTCACTATATTCTTGGGGTTAAGCCATTCGGTGTTATTACTTAGACAAACAATCTCCAGCATTTTGACTCAGTCAGACATACATCACGCCTAATTGCTTCAGACTGGTTGCTGTTGGTTCTTTTGTCTCTCTAAACATGATGGTGAACTTCTCGATGATCCCTTCACTTATCGCAGCATTGTTGGGACTTGGGACTAAACAATATCTCAGAACATATTAGTGAACTTTATTGTTTATGTGAACAGCATCATCTTCACTAACAACAAACCTTCCATTTTTTCTTCTACTTTACGGGATTTGCTTCCCTTCAAAGGCATGGGTTCTATTCACTACTTTCTCGTGGTAGAAGTCATTCGAACACCTGCAGGGTTATTCCTTAGACACAAATTTTATCTTCACCATTTTGACTTGGACTCTAGCTGACATACAACACGCCAAACCGCTTCATACTGGTTGTTGTTGGTTTCTCTATCTCGCTAAACATGATGATGAACTTCTTCATGATCCTCTCATTTATCGCAACAATCTTGGGACTTTATAATGTCTCACTCTTACTCGGCATAATCGTGTGTCTTGTCATCTGGACAAATCAAGTTCTACAATCTCCCAGCACGAATCACATCTTGTGATATCCTCACACACACTCTACCATGGATTTCTTATTTGTCCCTATTATGGTTGTCTCTCGCCACATATTTTGATGTTGGATGGGTTGGGAGTATCGATTATCATTGGTCCACCACCGGGGTTACTGCATCTCCGTTGGTGATAATTTGAAGCAACCATGGTTTCCCGCTACAGCACAAAATTTGAATATCGAGCTTTAGTTCCTGCCATTACTGAATTATGTCAGTTTCAATCTCCCCAAAGTGAAACCACATATCTATGTCTCGTGCCTTGTGGTGTCACCACATTGATTTTCACTTTGTTCGAGTAAGTGTTTCTCAAGAGACTCTTGTTATTCAGTATATCAAAACTCAAGATCATTTTGTTGATATCCTCACCAAATAGTTGTCTTCTAAGTGTTTTGTCTTTCTTCGAGACAAGCTCACTGTGTGTACCACCCAATTTTGTTGGCGGGACGATTTTAACAAAACAGAAGTTGATCATCTATCATGATTAAAGATACTCACACATGACTCTCCTAATTGGTTTCCCGAAGCCTCTCTTGGTATAACCAACTGTTTTTCCTCTTTCGTTCTCTATACTCATTTCTCCCTTTTTCACCTATTTATATTCATCCAAATGTATCCATGTATAGAATCAGTGAACATTCAACACAAAAGAATTATGCACAACAAAGGCTTGTGCATTATTCTTCCTGTCTCCATTTTCTATCATCTTCTTCCTAATCTGGCTGCTCCTTTATTCTAAAGTCCAGCAAATAACAAAGATGGAATGCAGTCCCTAACATGATTCAAGGTGCATCCATCGAGAACATGAACTTCAAGCTTTGTCTAGCCAACTTATTCTCATATGTAGATGCATCTAAGCATCACATTTACAAGTCTCAACATTATATCAATGAATGCATTAGAGAAACCAGTGATGAAAATTCACTTGGGACTTACAGAAGTATCTGTCAGTGCCTgtatattgttataattaatctGCTCCAGCAATCGCATGGTTCCGCTTGATGTGTAGATGAGAAATTCCTTTCAAACTTGTGACAGTCaagaatattcaaaattaaaatcttcCACACTATAGGCAGCAGACTAGAACACAATGTTTGTCCAACCTTTCACAGAACTGAACATCCATATAAACTGTAAACCTTAACTTCCAAACAGATAAGTTGTATTCACAACGGCGGTGACTAATCCCAATCCACTAGCAAGATATTTGGACTTCAGTAGTGCTCACCCGTAAAAACTGTTAAAACAACTTATCACATCTAACCCCTCGAGTACATTTGTTTAGACTAGTTTTAAAGATGTACCCTTTGATACATTAGAATCTCCATATCCATAAACTTTTTCTCCATCCGGCTTATAACTTAGTCACTCAAGACCAATCCTCacaatttattattcaaaatatcccaaaaaaaaaattgattctgTCCCAAAAAGGTCGAGTATTTAAATCCCTATaagccagcagacaactttgGTTCTCAACTGAGGAACAATATAAACTAGCCGATAGTGGAAGAGAAGAAACCTGAGTACATTTGTTCAGACCAGCTTTGCAGATGTACCCTTTGATACACTAGAATctaaaaattcataaaacatTTTCTCCATCCGACTTATAACTTAAGTCACCGAAGACCAATCCTCacaatatattattcaaattatccaaaaaaaaaagaagatagatAGACAGATAGATACTTTGGTCCTCAACTTAGGAACAACATAAACTAGATGATAATGGGAAAGAGAACAAACCTGGGCCTCATAATGTTCGTCAATCGCATAGCAAACAATATCCAAGTAAAGATAAATAGAGTAATACGAACATACATATATCTAAAAGATTCTAAGCAACTTATGGAGGATAGCCAAGAGCTGCAGCAGGATGCCTTCCAGATGTGATTCAATTGTCCAGACTCAATGACGACTCATCCTTTTATCATGTCCTGTCCTGGATGCAGAACCCAGCCCATATGAGGAGCCCTTGTCAGCAGCGCCCTAGGATAGACAGAAAAGCATAATTGCACAAgtacaaaaatgaaaaatacatGATTGTCGAgattttacaataaaatatttacaaggaTTTATGAGAATACATACCATATGAACTCCATATGGATCACCATAAGAAGCAGAAAACCCACCTTCATGGTTATTGAACTTCACCCCATATGCCACATCTTTgcccaaaacaaacaaaataaataacaaagtCTAAACtatataataagaaaatgaagaaagagAATGAAGTGCGGCATGCTAAAGATATTATAAAAGGATGAGACATCTAACTTGGCATCTTAAAGTGGGAGACAAGAAACTCAAGGAAGGTCTATAGAATTTCTAATCTGGatcaatatttatcttttcatACCATCTTGTCTCCTAAGCATGTATAGTATAAGTATGATGTACAAAGCACATGAATATATCTATCTACCCAAATCTTTAAGGTATTACAATTTGAGGAACccaaaataaagatataatagtattaatatTAGACAGGTAAACAtgcaagaaaagaaaaactGAAAAACCTAAAAATAAGATGGTGGTCTAAAACAAAAtgcattgttttttttataaaatgagtgACAAATATGATTGAGAAGGATAAAAGGAGCTAAAAAAAAGAGACTATACACACCTATATGTGCAAAAGTCTTTTAATTGCAATTGGTTTTCAACTTAGTgccaaaacaaaattatattaatttgtaattcaGGCAACTGAATTAGATAATTAAATCATTCACAAGGAGTTATTAGATGATGTACCAGAAGAAAAGGGTATACCCGATGCATTTGCAAGTTCTGCTCGTAGCTTTTCAACTTCACGGGCCATGGACAGTAGGTTCTTCTCCATCGCCTTCCGTTGTTCCGTCAACTCAATACTTACATCCTTTTCATAGTCAATGGCAGCCCTATGTAGCATATTGtcctatttaaaatatatcctAATGATATTCAAGCATCTCATTAGCACTGTGAGAGAAAAATACCTTGCGCGCATGAGCTCTTGTCGCAGTCCATCAATATCCGACTTCAAAACCGGAATATGTTGATTATCAGCTTTCAGTTTGGCAATATCTTGCGAGAGATTCTGAACTTGAGCATTCAGGTCCTGCCGAATAGTGTTCAATTTCTGTACTTCAGAACGTAATTGCATAGCCTCAGATTTGAGTGGTTCGGTAGCTCGAAGTTCAGATTCCATCTTGAAACCTCTTTCAATTAGGTCCCTGGAACGCATATCCTGATCAGCACGAAGATCAGAAATTAACAGATTCATCCTATGAAGTTCTTCCTTTGCACCTCCAAGCTCCTGCTGCAGAGCAACTCTGTCATCAGCCAGCCTCCTGTTGTCGCTCAATAGCCTACGGATTTCGTGATGCTGCACTTCTAGCTCTTCCTCCAACATTGctggatgacgaggaggaggcATTTGACGAGGAGGAGGACCTCGTTGATGTCCTTCTTGAGGATAAGGACGCCTATTATCGAATGAATCGCGGTAACTACGTTTTCTCCCAGTCATTGGAATGAAACCTTCAAAATGATCGAGTTAGCAATGAGAAtgcataaaaagaaaaaataagaagaagaagagagatgtTCATTCTTCACACGATTCATCATGATTAACGCATAAGAATATGACAGAAACCCTAGATTTCATTCATCAATTCATCAATAAGGTTTATAAAAACATGTAATGAGAATGAAACCTTGTTGTGAAAGATGCGATCGCGAGTATCTGAGCCCCGATATCAAATGATTATCGCCGGAAAATTCGCCGGAAGCCAATCCAGTTGTTCCTCGATGGCAAATTTTGATGAAGAAACGTATACTTGCTAATATTCGGGCTCAGAAAAGAGATAAAGAATCGATTAACTGATTAACTAATAatccaattttataaaaatagaaattagggcccaaaattatttctttaattgttttactttttttactcttttttttttaaactaggatGGATGATAATCTAGATAGGGAACGCATTATCATTTTGGTGTAGTTTTACTTTTGAATTTCTTTTACTACCATCTTTTGTCACAGTTTCAAAAAATATCCGAAAAAcaacatttatataatattataaaaaaaattataaacgaaaattaattttattaatgtaatacattaaaatttatattattataaaaaattaaaattaaaaaaaattataattttatatatttaattgtgttataATAAGGGATAAGCGGTTCGATTTGGTCGGTTTATTTACCCATAAACGTTAAAGCCGGTTTACTAATTACACTGTCGATTTGTTGATTTGAAAGGTTATAAAATCGaaatagattaaatatatatcaataacaaCACCAGCATGTttgaatgtatataaataaatacaaataatattaataatattcggtttttttttattaaacatcaCTCTAAGAAtgaatcaataattttaaaattaaatttgtctactaataaatattttcgATGATTTATTAACCAACCTTTATacattcatgatattttttcattattattattatacattcatgatattttttcattattattattttaaaggtGTGTTATGatctaataattataatatattactcaTCATTATCGGTTTAAAGTATTTAAGTTCTcgtcttatttaaatattattttttaaatatttggttgGTTTGAGCGGTTTCAGTTGTGATTGGAATAtctttttagtaaaaaaaaggaATGCTAATGGGCAGATCTTTACACTTCCTATTTTGTCGGCTCGGGTGGTGTGCCGGAGGGATCTTTCTAACAGTAATATTAGCTTTCCTTGAACAGACAAACCGAACTGTTggaaaatgtttaataaaaagaaaatcgTAATGAATTTGATTTGGCCGGTTCGGTTTGGTTTGAGCAATTTCGGTTTGATTTGGTCGATTTATTTACACTCTTAGTTTATAGTGTTTGGAACAGAATCGGGGTAAAAgatacaaaaaattatttacgcACATATATGATTAACTATGGGTCAAATCGGAAGAAAACTGTTGTCTCGAACGAACAATTCAGATCGAAAACTGAAgtacatattataattataattgtctCTAATTTAAACTTgcttaataaattttctttaattgtttTCAGTTCGGAATAAATGACTTATacttttagatttttaattgtctttatttttattatattcaatctAGACAATATTTGAAAGAAAAGCGTgtactttattatatttattaatatctagATCTGAATTCATACTTTTAGGAAAATATTTAGGAAATCTAAAATTGAGGAAATTTCGTCACACgtattttctttatttgttagGCCTATTGTAAAGTGAGTTGGATTATCTTTATAATAACATGTCTCatattagttataattaatCACTGATTCTACAACTTGAATATGTATCATACAATTTCTTTTCGATTCTAATAGTGTTTTCATTCATTGtgatttatttaatctaattagtggtattatttcaaaataaaaagtaaaatataacttcatgAACACATACAATTTCCAGATATATTAAcactagaaatatttttatcaacgttttgaattcttttttcatttttgttataattttaaaatgatttggTGTGTCTCATTATATACTGTAAGTGTAACTAAAAACATGAAATTCCAACCATATATATTCACATACCAAAACATGTACTTTATTTTTACAAGTTCTTACCAAAAAAACTCATGGTAGTAAAATAAGAagaatgttttataaaaaatcaaatattacgtgttattctcacttaaaacgttttaaatttaaataaaagttataaatgtGTTATAATTCACCTTGCAATTTCCAATTCGAATTGTCCCATATGAGCAAAATTTTTCGATTTGACTGATAATTGACCGGAGATAATATTTGCGTTTCACCCTTATTTAATCCCAAACACTAAtcatcacaattaaatatattcatataattatttattttttatattttataagagatttagtttatttatttataataataagaatttttaccatatatattatattaaaaattttatttatataattttattgagaaaaaatatgGATAAACAATATCCCTTGAGGATTCCCAAAACAAAAcgaaataaaatgataataaaaaaatcttcgaAGTAGAACGGTGAGGATGATAAatgtattttcaaaaaaaaaaaaaaaaatctcattttcattcataattttaatttcctacatttataataaataaaaaatccttatatgttatttttttaattgctCATGAAATTCAAGACATCTAGAATCCTAAAATAAAGActtgaactttttttttctttctaatattGGCTCcctctaattattttaattagcaAAAACAGCAAAATATCATGAAGCTAAGTTTTGGGTTGACATATGAAGAAATATTTGTATTGAGAAATATTCACAAGCCTAAAAAACTAGTCAAATTACAAAGAGAAGTTTGGATCATTTCAAGAAAAGTGACAAGTCACAATTTGTCCATGGGATGAGTGGCCTTTGTAATTCAAATTGCTATACCAAAATACcctataactttatatttttacatattctaaaattttacaACTAAGGGTATTCTGGTCATTTACCCAAATAATCTAAATAAACCACCTTAGCATCAAACAGCCTTTTCAATGGCCACTACAACAACTAAGCTTTGATGTTATACACAACAGGGCAAAAGAGCTTCACAATAAATCAAAACCAGAAATAAGTTATTCTTAATATTACAGAAGTGAAATGTAGATGGTTTTAAAAAACATCGTGAATTGACCACTTTTTGGAAATATGAGTCGAAGAATTCAAAGAAATGACAAACAGCTGAAGTAATGTGCAACACCATGTACAAAATATGAAGATAAAATGTGTCGGATTACCAGTTTGATGGAAATGGTGCTATTATTACAAGAGCTAGCTTAGATATTCTGAATCGATTTCATGCGAATGAATTGCTTGAGGATGGCTTTCTCTTCATCAAGCTGTTTCTTCTCTTCAGCATTCTTTGGCTTtatcttcctcttctcttccAACAACCATTTGAAAAGCTCCCTCTGTTGATTCTCGGGTACTGGCTCAAGTGGCTTTGGAGGAGTTTCAACAATAACAGGCTTCAAAGTTATCGGTTCTGTAACCGCTACAGTAGCAGAAGCTGGAGTTGGAGTATGTGTCGGAATTTCCTCCACTTTCACTGCTTTTTCCACACTCGTGTCCCTTTTAGTTCTCATGAACCAGTACGCTACAAAGAAATATCCATATTTATCAGATAAAAACAACAGTTAAAAGTAGAGGCTCAGATGATCAACAAAATGAAGAATGGTGATTGGTTTATGAGGGCCTatcttaacaaaattaaataggAAAGGAGTTCATTTTGTTTACTGAACTTATATCAAAACCCGATTTACTTTTGCAATTTGTGGCAGGATCTTTGCTTCCTCCATTTTCGAAAATGGCTCAAATTACTCCATATAATATTTGGTTTGGTTAACTCCATTAATGTCTTGATATGCACtttggaaagaaaaatattgttttcgTCAATGATTGAGATTAAGGATATGCAGAAATTAGATAGAGATGATGGTTTAAGAACTTGTACATAACGTAGGTAAGTAATTTGAGCAATTTTTAAGAGTAGAGGAAACAAAACGGTCCTTTTTTGCAGGTTCAAGAAGCAAAATGAACCTTGTAactttttttgtaaaaacaaatCATACGGGTCTATATAAACAACATAGCgctaaataatacaatttttttttttaaatgaaagtaAAGTGGGAAAAATACTCAACAGAGATCCCAaaggataataaaaaaattgtaagctATCAACAAAAGGAAATCGAAAGAGCCCACCAAGGCAAAACTCAAAGCCAAATAATAGCAAAGAAAATAATATCCATCAAGGAGGATTAGTTTTAAAAAGCTATCACTATTAAGATCCATGATAAAATAATACATGATCATCTTCGAAAATAATACTGTTCTTGACAAGATATAGACAGGGAACATCTGTAGAGACACATATGTTTAAGTTTTCTTATCCATTCTGAATTTCCTTTCTTCCACTGTCTGTTCTTTGAAGTGTTAAATTTCACTAAAACATAAAACTACTTTCATGGCTGTTCAAATCCTGGTTCTAGGATTTCAATGTTTATCTTGCAAATTCACATcagagttaaataaataattagtgtTTAGTTGTTAGTTATAAACGATTATGTTAGTAGATATTAACTAATTAGTTAGTCATTAATCAAGTACTACAAATATTAGCAACTAACATGCAATAGATATGTTGAATTGCTATTGAATGAACTTGAATTGTTCGGTTTCTCTCATCTAAGCCTTAGAGCCGTTCTACTGAGCCTCTCATCCCCATTCTTCTACCTTTTCATCTATGGCTTATGCCaattatatctattataattTGGTGTTGTAACACATTCAAGAATGAG
This genomic window contains:
- the LOC124944972 gene encoding protein FLX-like 3 isoform X2, whose translation is MTGRKRSYRDSFDNRRPYPQEGHQRGPPPRQMPPPRHPAMLEEELEVQHHEIRRLLSDNRRLADDRVALQQELGGAKEELHRMNLLISDLRADQDMRSRDLIERGFKMESELRATEPLKSEAMQLRSEVQKLNTIRQDLNAQVQNLSQDIAKLKADNQHIPVLKSDIDGLRQELMRARAAIDYEKDVSIELTEQRKAMEKNLLSMAREVEKLRAELANASDVAYGVKFNNHEGGFSASYGDPYGVHMGAADKGSSYGLGSASRTGHDKRMSRH
- the LOC124944972 gene encoding protein FLX-like 3 isoform X1, giving the protein MTGRKRSYRDSFDNRRPYPQEGHQRGPPPRQMPPPRHPAMLEEELEVQHHEIRRLLSDNRRLADDRVALQQELGGAKEELHRMNLLISDLRADQDMRSRDLIERGFKMESELRATEPLKSEAMQLRSEVQKLNTIRQDLNAQVQNLSQDIAKLKADNQHIPVLKSDIDGLRQELMRARAAIDYEKDVSIELTEQRKAMEKNLLSMAREVEKLRAELANASGIPFSSDVAYGVKFNNHEGGFSASYGDPYGVHMGAADKGSSYGLGSASRTGHDKRMSRH
- the LOC124944439 gene encoding uncharacterized protein LOC124944439; the protein is MSSDPPKLFTNKPKKALLRNLPQQSLTMETPSLPNTPPPPPPPKPSTDSFARRYRFLWPLLLTVNIGVGAYWFMRTKRDTSVEKAVKVEEIPTHTPTPASATVAVTEPITLKPVIVETPPKPLEPVPENQQRELFKWLLEEKRKIKPKNAEEKKQLDEEKAILKQFIRMKSIQNI